The following are from one region of the Quercus robur chromosome 1, dhQueRobu3.1, whole genome shotgun sequence genome:
- the LOC126721953 gene encoding uncharacterized protein LOC126721953: protein MQREINDLKMRLRHAQQRQSPTSSDISFNKEEDVSYRRRSRTPPSETFSYEEEQRHGRRHKSPSGKGSGNDAMNKVLDQISKSPFTHKIEGARLLRGFHQPTFTIYNGRTDPMEHVSQFNQRMAIHSRNKVLMCKVFPSSLGPVAMRWFNSLKTNSIDSYKQLTQAFGSRFIMNSRVPRPLSSLLSLSMRERETLKAYLDRYWEMYNKMDGNYDNVAINTFKSGLPTEHCLRKSLIGKPVTSVRQLMDRINKYKRVEEDQLQGKEKEKIILHKRNDFRSERYNNNHPRRDFAGQSGSTNTQAVNAVFREPVQQVLEKVKNEPFFKWSNKMAGDSLKRNQSLYCQYHQDHGHTIEDCRNL, encoded by the coding sequence AGTTACAGGCGGAGATCAAGAActcccccaagtgaaaccttctcTTATGAAGAAGAGCAGCGTCATGGACGGAGACATAAGAGCCCATCTGGTAAGGGCTCGGGTAATGATGCCATGAATAAAGTTCTGGATCAGATCTCTAAGTCACCCTTCACGCATAAGATAGAAGGGGCTAGACTACTCCGGGGTTTCCACCAACCTACGTTCACCATTTATAACGGCCGAACAGACCCtatggagcatgtgagccagttcaaccaaAGAATGGCCATCCATTCTCGAAACAAGGTtttgatgtgcaaagttttCCCGTCTAGTCTAGGACccgtggcgatgaggtggttcaacagcttAAAAACGAACTCCATAGATTCCTACAAGCAACTCACCCAAGCCTTTGGCTCTCGTTTCATTATGAACAGCAGGGTTCCTCGACCTCTGAGTTCATTATTGTCATTGTCCATGCGTGAAAGGGAAACTTTAAAAGCGTACttggacagatattgggaaatgTACAACAAGATGGATGGTAACTATGACAATGTCGCCATCAACACGTTtaaaagcggtctccccactGAACATTGTTTAAGGAAATCCCTAATTGGTAAACCTGTTACCAGCGTTCGTCAACTTATGGATCGGATTAACAAATACAAAAGGGTAGAAGAGGACCAATTACAAGGGAAAGAAAAGGAGAAGATCATCCTTCATAAGAGGAATGATTTTAGGTCGGAACGATACAACAATAACCATCCGAGAAGAGATTTTGCGGGACAATCTGGATCAACCAACACGCAAGCGGTTAACGCCGTATTCAGAGAACCGGTACAACAGGTTTTGGAGAAAGTCAAGAATGAGCCATTCTTCAAGTGGTCGAATAAAATGGCTGGAGACTCCTTAAAACGCAATCAGAGTCTGTATTGTCAGTACCACCAAGACCACGGACATACCATCGAAGACTGCAGGAACCTATGA